The region CTAATAATTTGGCGATTCTTTTGGCCCTATCTTCAGGTTGATAATAGCCCGGATATAATTTTCCTCTTACAGAATCTGGCTGATTATTCGCAGAATACACATAATTACGACTCGGATTTATTGCTTTCGGATTTTCATTAAAAGGCAAATATGTTACTATCTCATCTTTTCCAGACGCCCCATTTAAATACGTTTTAGACGACAGACTATCTCTTAATTCATATAATTTTGCAGAGGCAAACCAAGCAATATTTCCTTTCGCATCACCATACATTACATTTAATCCAGGTGCATGAATTTTTGCAACAGCTTGTTTAAAATGAATTAATGATTTTGCGTGAGACATTTCATAAGAAACATCTAATTGTTCGTTATTTAGTTGCGTATAAATCCAATTCATGGCAATAGGCCTCTCATCTTCCAAATGCGAAATGATACCATTCATTATTGGGCCATGCTTGCTTACTTTTACCTGAAATGTAGTGTCTGGCGCATCTTTTATGCGAACTGTTTTATGAATAATTTCATAGTTTTCATATCCCTCAGAAGATTTATATTGATTTATATTCTCAGGATTATTTTCTTCAACATAAAAATTTAAATCATCATTTGCCAACATTGTTAAACCATAGGCATATTCCTTATTATGACCTAACAAAGGGAAAGGCATCAATGCAATATTGAATCCGTACATCTCAAAATCTGGTGTTTTAATATGATTTTGATACCAAACAGAAGGCTGTGAAAAACCGATATGAGGATCATTGGCGAAAATTACTTTTCCGTTTTTGGTTTTTTCTCCCCCAATAACCCAAGAATTACTTCCAATAAAAGTGGCAACTGGCAAATGATCCATAATGGTACTTACAGCTTTTGAGAAACTTCCTTTAATTTCAGAAACTTCAGTTGTGTTTATCGTTAAATATTCATTAGCACTAGTTGTTAATTCGGTAAAATAAGAAGCTCCTAACTTCTCTTTTATTTCCGTTAATATAGGATCGGTTTTATGAGCTACTGCAAAGCTAAAAGCCATATAACCAAAAACATTATAAATATCTTTAATGGTATAATTTTCTTTTTGTATACCTAACAAAGAAAATTCTAAAGGTGTTTTTCCTTCATTTATAAATTGATTTACGCCGTCTAAATAAGATTGAGACAATAGGTATGCTTCCGAAGTTTTATCAAGATTTGCAATTGTTTTTTCAGCGGCTTCTTCGATACCCAATCCTGAAAAAAACACATCGGTTTTTAAAAGTTCGCTTCCTAAAATTTCTGACAATCTCCCAGACGCAATTCTTCTAATCAACTCCATTTGCCACAATCTATCTTGCGCATGCACATAGCCTAAAGCTATATAAGCGTCATTTTGATTTTTAGCATTGATATGCGGAACTCCTGTATCATCAAAATAAATAGTTACTTCATCAGATAAGTTTTTAAGTGCTATCTCTCCTAAATAATTTGGATTGTAGGTTTTTGAATAGGACCAAATTCCAATAATTAAAAGAATTACTACTAAAACTACAATTTTTAAAGATTTTTTAAGATTTTTCATTTGAAAAAATTTGATGAATGCAAAGATAAAATATTAAAGTTGTATTTTTGATACATCAATACTTTC is a window of Polaribacter litorisediminis DNA encoding:
- a CDS encoding penicillin acylase family protein — protein: MKNLKKSLKIVVLVVILLIIGIWSYSKTYNPNYLGEIALKNLSDEVTIYFDDTGVPHINAKNQNDAYIALGYVHAQDRLWQMELIRRIASGRLSEILGSELLKTDVFFSGLGIEEAAEKTIANLDKTSEAYLLSQSYLDGVNQFINEGKTPLEFSLLGIQKENYTIKDIYNVFGYMAFSFAVAHKTDPILTEIKEKLGASYFTELTTSANEYLTINTTEVSEIKGSFSKAVSTIMDHLPVATFIGSNSWVIGGEKTKNGKVIFANDPHIGFSQPSVWYQNHIKTPDFEMYGFNIALMPFPLLGHNKEYAYGLTMLANDDLNFYVEENNPENINQYKSSEGYENYEIIHKTVRIKDAPDTTFQVKVSKHGPIMNGIISHLEDERPIAMNWIYTQLNNEQLDVSYEMSHAKSLIHFKQAVAKIHAPGLNVMYGDAKGNIAWFASAKLYELRDSLSSKTYLNGASGKDEIVTYLPFNENPKAINPSRNYVYSANNQPDSVRGKLYPGYYQPEDRAKRIAKLLDQRNDFTKEDVAKMMYDVKSSTVSEIVEDVLKNLDRRNLSILEKKAINVLENWDGQYLKTSIGATIYNRFLYEFLRATYQDELGTSFPLFINSQLQDQALPIQINRETSVWWDNIHTTSKVENREEIILSSFKNTIKFLESQLGSSIDLWFWKRVISVEHEHVIGKAGGILRSFFNVGPFETIGGNEVINNQIFKLDSTGIYKITSGPSTRRIIDFSDVENSLAILPTGQSGNVFSEHYKDQAQKYLEGKYVKMILNIDELKKSGRKLILIKSKEE